In Miniphocaeibacter halophilus, the following proteins share a genomic window:
- a CDS encoding response regulator transcription factor: MNILIIEDDNIILREITKNLEKWDYKIFEIRDFNNIIAEVKEYNPNLILLDISLPYYDGFYWCKKIREFSSVPIMFISSKSDKLDMIMAMNLGGDDYITKPFDMDLLITKIRALLRRTYSFNDELEIFQFNDVTLDINRREILFNDNSINLTQTEFVILKILFEKANSYVSKDEIITRLWSEDAFVDDNVIAVNINRIRNKFKKSGIRDIIKTKKGIGYGLIEGKNV, from the coding sequence ATGAATATTTTAATTATAGAAGATGATAATATAATATTAAGGGAAATTACAAAAAATTTAGAAAAATGGGATTATAAAATTTTTGAAATAAGGGATTTTAATAATATAATAGCTGAAGTTAAAGAATATAACCCAAATCTAATTTTATTGGATATTTCTTTGCCATATTATGATGGCTTTTATTGGTGTAAGAAAATTAGGGAATTTTCAAGTGTTCCAATTATGTTTATATCCTCTAAAAGCGATAAATTAGATATGATTATGGCCATGAATTTAGGTGGAGATGATTATATAACAAAACCTTTTGACATGGACTTACTTATTACTAAAATTAGGGCCTTACTTAGAAGGACATATTCTTTTAACGATGAGTTGGAAATTTTCCAATTTAATGATGTAACATTGGATATAAATAGAAGGGAAATTTTATTTAACGACAATTCTATTAATCTGACTCAAACGGAATTTGTAATTTTAAAAATACTATTTGAAAAAGCCAATTCATATGTTTCCAAGGATGAAATTATTACTAGACTTTGGAGTGAAGATGCTTTTGTAGACGATAATGTTATTGCCGTAAATATAAATAGAATTAGAAATAAATTTAAGAAAAGCGGCATTAGAGATATTATAAAAACAAAAAAAGGTATAGGATATGGTCTTATAGAGGGCAAAAATGTTTAA
- a CDS encoding sensor histidine kinase has translation MFKEYIKTKKSEIIIIFSIFLLNYLIMFLSVGVYENYWYTIFLFLFFYLAYFLWGYFKFKEKFKYITNINEDNIVDISPKDILEESYIKKLSDLIKEKNELNSIREKELDRLEEDYSIWIHQAKTPISALSLIIDSMDSELKDDMKQELFKINQYTEMALTNIRLQDINKDLEIETHDLYDLVKNTVRKYALYFNYKGNKLILEDFKRKIVTDEKWFAYALDQVISNAVKYTRNGEVKIFVSDDYLVVEDTGIGIKEEDIPRLFTRGFTGYTGRVKKKATGLGLYMSKKILTTLGSGIHLESEVGKGTKVYIKITEDL, from the coding sequence ATGTTTAAGGAATATATTAAAACCAAGAAGAGTGAGATTATAATAATATTTTCTATTTTTCTTTTAAATTACTTAATTATGTTTCTAAGTGTTGGTGTATATGAAAATTATTGGTACACTATATTTTTGTTTTTGTTTTTTTATTTAGCATATTTTTTATGGGGATATTTTAAATTTAAGGAAAAGTTTAAATATATTACCAATATTAATGAAGATAATATTGTAGATATAAGTCCTAAAGATATTTTAGAGGAATCCTATATAAAAAAACTAAGTGACTTAATTAAGGAAAAAAACGAATTAAATTCAATACGAGAAAAAGAATTAGATAGGTTGGAAGAGGATTATTCTATTTGGATTCACCAAGCTAAAACTCCTATTTCTGCCTTGTCCTTAATAATAGACAGTATGGACTCGGAATTAAAGGACGACATGAAACAAGAGTTATTTAAAATTAACCAATATACTGAAATGGCCTTAACTAATATACGATTACAGGATATTAATAAAGACCTAGAAATAGAAACCCATGACCTATATGATCTAGTAAAAAATACCGTTAGAAAATACGCCCTGTATTTTAATTATAAGGGCAATAAGTTAATTTTAGAGGATTTTAAAAGAAAAATAGTTACAGATGAAAAATGGTTTGCCTATGCTTTGGATCAAGTAATTTCAAATGCTGTTAAATATACTAGAAATGGAGAAGTGAAAATATTTGTTTCAGATGACTACTTGGTTGTTGAAGACACGGGTATAGGTATAAAAGAAGAGGATATTCCAAGACTTTTTACTAGAGGTTTTACAGGTTACACCGGAAGGGTTAAGAAAAAAGCTACAGGACTTGGCTTATATATGTCTAAAAAAATATTAACAACTTTAGGTTCGGGTATTCATTTAGAATCAGAAGTAGGCAAAGGTACAAAAGTATATATTAAAATTACAGAGGACTTATAA
- a CDS encoding FtsX-like permease family protein, whose product MKLIFKLSKENIRRNKELYLPYIFVLILSVVLFFLCINLTFNDFLNEEIKNGYIVIEGEKYVNGIGAGYDALKEQFQNVSIVIGIISLIFTLYIGNFIYKRRSMDYGVYDILGMDKKHIQFLVISEILILGLPSILLGILGGIALNKLNFLFISRILDFGENIKSQLSLKSICITFVVFLSIEIILCVIYFFKIYFSHALQMIGKKKYNLRKKKFYIFESLAGILLILFAYYLSFRNRYTGEITARNIIQFNDIVEVSILLLIGTFLIYQGLTVIVFSYVKKQRIYKRKDNFITLSNLAFRFRENAISLTIISIVGCILLNFIASSILNYNGFVNNYNDIDLYTATETKKDSELLNKKIINLAEENGLGVKEKTKYEVLNFLLANDENNIKVVNNSNNYERYFTIIRNSEYNNISKIKEKVKDNEVIILGNSLYYGKEMKNNILPEISLFENNLKVKTIREISSNENLDSLVDGYGLIVSDNIYEKIINSSKFKNQESLELVSAVYIVQDYKFDGDFKTIKEFLNKVEDHYSKAFNVGMEKTVVSTVNARYLSFIYVINGAAVFYSTYITLIFLINFFMILYYKQIVEGYEDANQFKKLYKIGLSEEEIGESVQKQIKIFFLVPLLISIIHFLLTLSLSTNMASYIDVTSMREMNITFLVSIILYIIIYSLTYVLTSKKYNSLIIKGSVIKY is encoded by the coding sequence ATGAAATTAATTTTTAAATTAAGCAAGGAAAATATAAGAAGAAATAAGGAACTATATTTGCCTTATATATTTGTATTAATACTTTCTGTTGTACTATTTTTTTTGTGTATTAATTTAACCTTTAATGATTTTTTAAATGAAGAAATTAAAAATGGATATATTGTAATAGAAGGGGAAAAATATGTAAATGGAATAGGCGCCGGCTACGATGCTTTAAAGGAACAATTTCAGAATGTAAGTATTGTTATTGGAATAATTAGCCTAATCTTTACACTATATATTGGAAATTTCATATATAAAAGAAGGTCAATGGATTATGGCGTATATGATATTCTAGGCATGGATAAAAAACATATTCAGTTTTTGGTAATTTCTGAAATATTAATTCTTGGCCTACCAAGTATATTACTTGGAATTTTAGGCGGTATAGCCTTAAATAAATTAAATTTTTTATTTATATCTCGGATACTGGATTTTGGTGAAAACATAAAATCTCAACTAAGCCTTAAGAGCATATGTATTACCTTTGTAGTTTTTCTATCTATTGAAATTATTTTATGTGTTATTTATTTTTTTAAAATATACTTTAGCCATGCTTTACAAATGATAGGAAAGAAAAAGTATAATTTAAGAAAGAAAAAGTTTTATATTTTTGAAAGTTTGGCTGGAATTCTATTAATTCTATTTGCATATTATTTGTCTTTTAGAAACAGATATACAGGAGAAATTACCGCTAGAAACATTATACAATTTAATGACATAGTCGAAGTTTCTATTTTGCTCTTAATTGGAACTTTTCTAATTTACCAAGGACTGACGGTTATAGTTTTTTCTTATGTTAAAAAACAAAGGATTTACAAAAGGAAAGATAATTTTATTACACTTTCAAATTTAGCCTTTAGGTTTAGGGAAAATGCCATAAGTTTAACTATTATTAGTATTGTAGGGTGTATATTACTTAATTTTATAGCTTCCAGTATTTTAAACTATAATGGCTTTGTTAATAATTATAATGACATAGATTTATATACAGCTACGGAGACGAAAAAGGACAGTGAACTTTTAAATAAAAAAATTATTAATCTAGCAGAAGAAAATGGACTAGGTGTAAAGGAAAAAACGAAATATGAAGTGCTTAATTTCCTTCTAGCTAATGATGAAAATAATATTAAGGTAGTTAATAATTCCAATAACTATGAAAGGTATTTTACAATAATAAGGAATTCAGAGTACAATAATATTTCTAAAATTAAAGAAAAGGTAAAAGACAATGAAGTTATAATTCTAGGAAATAGCTTATATTATGGAAAAGAGATGAAAAATAATATTCTTCCGGAAATTTCTTTATTTGAAAACAATTTAAAGGTAAAGACTATAAGGGAAATTAGCAGTAATGAAAATTTAGACTCCCTTGTTGATGGCTATGGTTTAATAGTATCAGATAATATTTATGAAAAAATAATCAATAGTAGTAAATTTAAAAACCAGGAGAGTTTAGAACTTGTCAGTGCGGTTTATATTGTACAGGATTACAAATTTGATGGAGATTTTAAAACTATTAAAGAATTTTTAAATAAGGTTGAAGACCATTACAGTAAAGCATTTAATGTCGGAATGGAGAAAACTGTAGTTTCTACAGTTAATGCAAGGTATTTATCCTTTATTTATGTAATTAATGGTGCTGCTGTTTTCTATTCAACTTATATAACCTTAATATTTTTAATTAATTTTTTCATGATTTTATATTATAAACAAATAGTTGAAGGTTATGAGGATGCTAATCAATTTAAAAAATTATACAAAATAGGCTTATCGGAAGAGGAAATAGGTGAAAGTGTACAAAAACAAATAAAAATATTTTTCCTTGTACCCTTGTTAATATCCATAATACATTTTTTATTAACCTTAAGTTTATCTACCAATATGGCTTCATATATTGATGTAACGTCAATGAGAGAAATGAATATTACATTTTTAGTATCCATAATCTTATATATAATAATCTATAGTTTAACCTATGTATTAACATCAAAAAAATATAATAGCTTGATTATTAAAGGAAGTGTTATTAAATATTAG
- a CDS encoding ABC transporter ATP-binding protein, translated as MSLLELKNISRIYASKFSAVSVEALKKITIEVEKGEFVAIMGESGSGKSTLLNIIATLDEPTAGDLYIAGKNISGISKSGISKFRRENIGYIFQDFNLLETLNVQENIELPLVLSNINPDEIEKRSEEVMKKLRILELKNKYPYQISGGEKQRVAIGRAIIINPKILLADEPTGALDSKSSTMVLNTLKEINEQGQTVLMVTHSLIAASKAKRVLFIKDGIIYNQLFKGSRSNEDFYELISYTLTVMNEKEE; from the coding sequence ATGAGTTTATTAGAGCTTAAAAATATATCAAGAATATATGCGTCAAAGTTTTCAGCTGTTTCAGTAGAAGCCTTGAAGAAAATAACAATAGAAGTAGAAAAAGGTGAATTTGTAGCAATAATGGGGGAATCCGGTTCAGGAAAGTCCACCTTATTAAATATAATAGCTACCTTAGATGAGCCAACAGCCGGAGACCTATATATAGCAGGAAAAAACATTTCAGGCATAAGCAAGTCAGGCATATCAAAATTTAGAAGGGAAAACATAGGCTATATCTTTCAGGACTTTAATTTACTGGAAACCCTAAATGTTCAGGAAAATATAGAACTGCCCTTGGTCTTGTCAAATATTAATCCTGATGAAATAGAAAAACGAAGTGAAGAAGTAATGAAAAAATTAAGGATTTTGGAATTAAAAAACAAATATCCCTATCAAATATCAGGTGGAGAAAAACAAAGGGTAGCAATTGGAAGGGCAATAATAATAAATCCTAAAATACTCTTGGCAGATGAACCAACAGGAGCCTTGGACTCAAAGTCATCAACTATGGTCTTAAATACCTTAAAGGAAATAAATGAACAGGGTCAAACGGTATTAATGGTAACCCATAGTTTAATAGCAGCAAGTAAGGCTAAAAGGGTGCTGTTTATAAAGGATGGAATAATATATAATCAACTATTTAAGGGAAGTAGAAGTAACGAGGACTTTTATGAATTAATATCCTATACCCTAACTGTTATGAATGAAAAGGAAGAGTAA
- a CDS encoding ABC transporter permease, whose product MKLLFKLAKDNLKRNKEIYLPYFITLIISVVIFFLIVNFALNPSIDGEIKEYERMESISNEQGSYTIKNEREVRTSELGDTYIRLRSLLFKTTIMVAVMSVIFNLYSVNFLNRKRSMDYGIYNVLGMDKKHINKLVVLEISLLNLTAIFIGTITGIVLDRFNFLTMSKVFNLDEIIKSYISPRAIIYTLILFIVITLTSSLWTTIYLSSKKTLELIYGKRSENKGIIFNIVFSILGILLIGLGYFFASKYSFSSLYKEDQFMELPKLALVIFLIILGTYLLFQGFTTVIIEFIKKFKGIYKRKNNFVAISNLSYRLRENAVSLGTITILGLMLLLFIFLSLVSYYGFTKEEKQGDLYIEVFDENYTEDIKSFVSKVVEKEGFEIDSSYEMGVLAGIEVKEKDNIEILKNHKLIRYLSLAKVSEYNRVFKENVKLREDETIIFGNILESKEEMEREILPTITLFGEKLKVKAIESSDDNEILESFRNSYLLLIPDKLYEELEEKHYKVPENVVDIDEEGNYISDTGEKVYSPIDKSSKYLIYKFKGDENKIYNFMKSISTNGTELYDEDLSYYFTYHFNPKFIDSNIITRGSYIFASIYLTILLALNFFMILYYKQIVEGYKDVDQFKKLFKIGLDEKEIVKTMNRQINIFFFLPLVISVIHFIFSSKILSNIVVYINISSNNEMKRYIVIAILVYIVFYIGIYYITLKKYRTIILNRTRIKD is encoded by the coding sequence ATGAAACTGTTATTTAAATTAGCTAAGGATAATTTAAAAAGAAATAAGGAAATATATTTACCATATTTTATTACTTTAATAATTTCTGTAGTTATCTTTTTTTTAATAGTTAATTTTGCCCTTAATCCTAGTATAGATGGAGAAATAAAAGAGTATGAAAGAATGGAAAGTATTTCGAATGAACAGGGAAGTTATACTATAAAAAATGAAAGGGAGGTTAGAACATCTGAACTTGGAGACACCTATATTAGATTAAGGAGCTTATTATTTAAGACTACAATTATGGTTGCTGTAATGTCGGTTATTTTTAATTTATATTCAGTTAACTTTCTTAACCGAAAACGCTCAATGGATTATGGAATTTATAATGTTTTAGGTATGGATAAAAAGCATATTAACAAACTAGTAGTCCTTGAAATATCCTTATTGAATTTAACGGCTATTTTTATTGGTACAATAACAGGAATTGTGTTAGATAGATTTAATTTTTTAACAATGAGTAAGGTTTTTAATTTAGATGAAATAATTAAGTCCTACATTAGTCCTAGGGCAATTATTTATACGCTAATCCTATTTATAGTAATTACCTTAACTTCTTCCTTGTGGACTACAATTTATTTAAGTAGTAAAAAAACACTGGAATTAATATATGGTAAAAGGTCGGAAAATAAAGGGATTATTTTCAATATAGTATTCTCTATACTAGGTATTTTACTTATAGGCTTGGGGTATTTTTTTGCTTCAAAGTATTCGTTTTCCAGCTTATATAAGGAAGATCAATTTATGGAGCTGCCTAAATTGGCCCTTGTAATATTTTTAATTATACTGGGAACTTATTTACTCTTTCAAGGCTTTACTACTGTAATTATAGAGTTTATAAAAAAATTTAAGGGAATTTATAAAAGAAAAAATAATTTTGTTGCTATATCCAACCTATCCTATAGGTTAAGGGAAAATGCCGTATCCTTAGGGACTATAACAATACTAGGACTTATGCTATTATTGTTTATATTCTTATCCCTAGTATCCTATTATGGCTTTACTAAGGAAGAAAAACAGGGGGATTTATATATAGAAGTATTTGATGAAAACTATACAGAAGATATAAAATCCTTTGTTTCTAAAGTGGTAGAAAAAGAAGGTTTTGAAATAGATAGCTCCTACGAAATGGGAGTTTTAGCAGGAATAGAGGTTAAGGAAAAGGATAATATAGAAATTTTAAAAAACCATAAGCTTATTAGATATTTATCCTTAGCAAAAGTTTCAGAATATAATAGGGTATTTAAAGAAAATGTTAAATTAAGAGAAGATGAAACTATAATCTTTGGAAATATTTTAGAGTCAAAGGAAGAAATGGAAAGGGAAATTTTACCTACTATTACTTTATTTGGGGAAAAACTAAAAGTAAAAGCCATTGAAAGTAGTGATGACAATGAAATTTTAGAATCTTTTAGAAATTCATATTTACTGCTTATTCCAGATAAATTATATGAAGAACTTGAAGAAAAACATTATAAAGTTCCGGAAAATGTCGTAGATATTGATGAAGAGGGAAATTATATAAGCGATACAGGGGAGAAGGTCTACAGTCCAATTGATAAATCTAGTAAATATTTAATCTACAAATTCAAAGGCGATGAAAATAAAATCTATAACTTTATGAAAAGTATAAGTACAAATGGTACAGAATTATATGATGAGGATTTATCATATTATTTTACTTATCATTTTAATCCAAAGTTTATAGACTCAAATATTATTACTAGAGGCTCCTATATATTTGCAAGTATTTACCTGACTATTTTACTAGCCCTTAATTTCTTTATGATTTTATACTATAAACAAATAGTAGAAGGTTATAAGGATGTAGACCAATTTAAAAAACTTTTTAAAATTGGTCTTGATGAAAAAGAAATAGTAAAAACCATGAATAGGCAAATAAATATATTTTTCTTTTTGCCCTTGGTAATTTCCGTTATACATTTTATATTTTCCAGCAAAATACTGTCTAATATTGTAGTGTATATAAATATTTCATCTAATAATGAAATGAAAAGGTATATTGTTATTGCAATTTTAGTCTATATAGTTTTTTACATTGGTATCTACTATATAACCTTAAAGAAATATAGAACTATAATCTTGAACAGGACGAGAATAAAAGACTAA
- a CDS encoding ABC transporter ATP-binding protein, with product MSLLELKNISRIYASKFSAVSVEALKKITIEVEKGEFVAIMGESGSGKSTLLNIIATLDEPTAGDLYIAGKNISGISKSGISKFRRENIGYIFQDFNLLETLNVQENIELPLVLSNINPDEIEKRSEEVMKKLRILELKNKYPYQISGGEKQRVAIGRAIIINPKILLADEPTGALDSKSSTMVLNNLKEINEQGQTVLMVTHSLIAASKAKRVLFIKDGIIYNQLFKGSRSNEDFYELISYTLTVMNEKEE from the coding sequence ATGAGTTTATTAGAGCTTAAAAATATATCGAGAATATATGCATCAAAGTTTTCGGCTGTTTCAGTAGAAGCCTTGAAGAAAATAACAATAGAAGTAGAAAAAGGCGAATTTGTAGCAATAATGGGAGAATCCGGTTCGGGAAAGTCCACACTATTAAATATAATAGCTACCTTAGATGAGCCAACAGCCGGAGACCTATATATAGCAGGAAAAAATATTTCAGGCATAAGTAAGTCAGGCATATCAAAATTTAGAAGGGAAAACATAGGCTATATCTTCCAGGACTTTAATTTACTGGAAACCCTAAATGTTCAGGAAAATATAGAGCTGCCCTTGGTCTTGTCAAATATTAATCCTGATGAAATAGAAAAACGAAGTGAAGAAGTAATGAAAAAATTAAGGATTTTGGAACTTAAAAATAAATATCCCTATCAAATATCAGGTGGAGAAAAACAAAGGGTAGCAATTGGAAGGGCAATAATAATAAACCCTAAAATACTCTTGGCAGATGAACCAACAGGAGCCTTGGACTCAAAGTCATCAACTATGGTCTTAAATAACTTAAAGGAAATAAATGAGCAAGGTCAAACGGTATTAATGGTAACCCATAGTTTAATAGCAGCAAGTAAGGCTAAAAGGGTGCTTTTTATAAAAGATGGAATAATATATAATCAACTATTTAAGGGAAGTAGAAGTAACGAGGATTTTTATGAATTAATATCCTATACCCTAACTGTAATGAATGAAAAGGAAGAGTAA
- a CDS encoding FtsX-like permease family protein, translated as MKLLFKLAKDNLKRNKEIYIPYILTVVLSVVFFYLTLNLYFNESINLDYGYNTLKILLYITAVAIGVMSLIFNIYVNSFLNKRRSVDYGVYDLLGMDKRHIKKLIFIENIILNIISIIIGVFSSIILDKLNFLIISRALNFESTLKSALSLKAVIITIIVFFLITFTSIILTSHKVIRKNGLDILNVKKKIQRKSVLSAFMAIVGIIFIIIGYIIAVILEPSNLMAVEYVFLEGINIIYIALIAVIFVVVGTYLIFQGLIVSIFNYLKKRKNIYKKNNNFIAISNLSIRIKENAVSLATICILSCMIIVTLCMSIIAYVSFVHNIEPYDILLGTFKEEDSSNIDSAFREDLKNNKLEVEDFKRFEIIEGISTYPGRDNKDIIDIYKSEGQAYVSALKMSDYNKLADKEIELKEDEVILLANNLFEYEAILEKEIKENINIFGKDFKLKEKIVVEDLAHYFYNLTLVIPDDYFDYIKEEFVYEFLDDGRFKNKEGEIVTEAPIQNYFIEQSYNLSGDKLEKKDFFDKYLLEDSKINSINKLETKGYTWRTNNMYFGDKVGVAPFIVVGIYLTIIFLLNFLIVVYYKQLSEGYEDAEQFKKLYKVGLTKDEINTTINKQITIFFFLPLLTAIVHYIFAINIINLFALSFGLISSKTLQTIELITILMYIVIYFIAYLITSRKYRNIIIKRSGKIVS; from the coding sequence ATGAAACTGTTATTTAAATTAGCTAAGGATAATTTAAAAAGAAATAAGGAAATATATATTCCCTATATATTGACTGTAGTTTTGTCGGTAGTTTTCTTTTACCTAACTCTAAACCTATATTTTAATGAAAGTATAAATTTAGATTACGGCTATAATACATTAAAAATACTGTTATATATTACTGCCGTAGCTATAGGGGTTATGAGTTTAATATTTAATATATATGTTAACAGCTTTTTAAATAAAAGAAGAAGTGTAGACTACGGTGTATATGACTTACTGGGAATGGATAAAAGACATATTAAAAAATTAATATTTATTGAAAATATTATTCTTAATATAATTAGTATTATTATAGGGGTGTTTTCTTCTATAATATTGGATAAATTAAACTTTCTAATAATTTCAAGAGCATTAAATTTTGAATCTACCTTAAAGTCTGCCTTAAGTTTAAAGGCTGTTATTATAACAATTATAGTTTTTTTCTTAATAACATTTACTTCAATTATATTAACAAGTCACAAGGTTATTAGGAAAAATGGACTGGATATTTTAAATGTTAAAAAGAAGATTCAAAGAAAATCCGTCTTAAGCGCATTTATGGCTATAGTTGGAATAATTTTTATAATTATCGGTTATATAATTGCGGTTATCTTAGAACCAAGTAATCTTATGGCAGTAGAATATGTTTTTTTAGAAGGAATTAATATTATATATATAGCATTAATAGCTGTTATATTTGTTGTTGTGGGAACTTACTTAATATTTCAAGGACTTATAGTTTCAATATTTAATTATTTAAAAAAGAGAAAAAATATATACAAGAAAAACAATAATTTTATAGCAATTTCCAATTTATCCATTAGAATTAAGGAAAATGCTGTAAGTTTAGCAACAATTTGTATTTTAAGCTGTATGATAATAGTTACACTTTGCATGAGTATAATAGCCTATGTAAGTTTTGTTCATAATATAGAACCTTATGATATTTTATTGGGGACTTTTAAGGAAGAAGATAGCTCTAATATAGATAGCGCTTTTAGAGAAGATTTGAAAAACAACAAGCTAGAAGTAGAAGATTTTAAAAGATTTGAAATAATTGAAGGAATATCAACTTATCCGGGAAGGGATAATAAAGATATTATAGATATTTATAAATCCGAAGGACAAGCATATGTTAGTGCATTAAAAATGTCCGATTATAATAAATTAGCTGATAAAGAAATAGAATTAAAGGAAGACGAGGTTATTTTACTTGCTAATAATTTATTTGAATATGAAGCTATTTTAGAAAAGGAAATAAAGGAAAATATAAATATTTTTGGGAAGGATTTTAAATTAAAAGAAAAAATCGTTGTAGAAGATTTAGCGCACTATTTTTATAATTTAACCCTGGTTATTCCGGATGATTATTTTGACTATATTAAGGAAGAATTTGTATATGAATTCCTAGACGATGGAAGATTTAAAAACAAGGAGGGAGAAATAGTTACAGAAGCTCCTATACAGAATTATTTCATAGAGCAAAGTTATAATCTTAGTGGTGATAAGCTAGAGAAAAAAGATTTTTTTGATAAATATCTATTAGAAGATTCAAAAATAAATTCAATAAATAAGTTGGAAACAAAGGGATATACATGGAGAACGAATAATATGTATTTTGGTGATAAGGTGGGCGTAGCTCCCTTTATTGTGGTTGGAATTTATTTAACAATAATTTTCTTACTGAACTTCCTTATAGTAGTCTACTACAAGCAGTTGTCAGAAGGTTACGAAGATGCAGAGCAGTTTAAAAAGCTATATAAGGTAGGTCTTACTAAGGATGAAATAAACACTACAATTAATAAGCAAATAACCATATTTTTCTTTCTACCCCTCTTAACAGCAATAGTTCATTATATTTTTGCCATTAATATAATCAATCTATTTGCCCTAAGTTTTGGTTTAATATCTAGTAAAACCCTACAGACAATAGAGTTAATAACTATATTAATGTATATTGTAATTTACTTTATAGCCTATTTAATAACATCGAGAAAATACAGAAATATAATTATAAAGAGAAGTGGGAAAATAGTTTCCTAA
- a CDS encoding substrate-binding domain-containing protein: protein MRKKFLALSLVLMMVLVGCTNSKTPESETITPTEGKAKVEENGKIILSTTTSTEDSGLLEFILPDFTEKTGIEVDTIAVGTGAALQMGKDGEADVLLVHAKADEEAFVEEGYGVERFDVMYNDFIIVGPKDGAISPNEDVEETFKTIANDNLPFVSRGDDSGTHKKEVGIWENLDIDVANLPEYVSAGQGMGATLGMAAEKNAYCLTDRATWLTFEDKGDLDIVCEKSEDLLNYYGVIAVNPEKNEGVNEEGAKAFVDWIISPETQELIGTFGEKEFGQSLFTPNAK, encoded by the coding sequence ATGAGAAAAAAATTTTTAGCATTAAGTTTAGTTTTAATGATGGTTCTTGTAGGATGTACAAATTCAAAAACTCCGGAAAGCGAAACGATTACACCAACTGAAGGAAAGGCAAAAGTGGAAGAAAATGGAAAAATAATTCTTTCAACAACAACCAGTACAGAAGATTCCGGTTTATTGGAGTTTATACTTCCTGACTTTACTGAAAAAACAGGTATTGAAGTTGATACTATAGCTGTAGGTACAGGAGCAGCTTTACAAATGGGTAAAGACGGTGAGGCAGATGTTCTTTTAGTACATGCTAAAGCCGATGAAGAGGCTTTTGTAGAAGAGGGTTATGGTGTTGAGCGTTTTGATGTAATGTATAACGACTTTATTATAGTTGGTCCTAAAGATGGAGCTATTTCACCTAATGAAGATGTGGAAGAAACATTTAAAACTATAGCTAATGACAATTTACCTTTTGTTTCCAGAGGAGATGACTCAGGTACTCACAAGAAAGAAGTTGGTATTTGGGAAAATCTAGACATAGATGTGGCAAACCTACCTGAATATGTAAGTGCAGGACAAGGGATGGGAGCAACTTTAGGAATGGCAGCTGAAAAAAATGCATATTGTTTAACAGATAGGGCAACTTGGTTAACTTTTGAAGATAAGGGTGACTTGGATATAGTATGTGAAAAAAGTGAGGATTTGTTAAACTATTATGGAGTTATTGCTGTAAATCCTGAAAAAAATGAAGGTGTAAATGAAGAAGGAGCTAAGGCTTTCGTTGATTGGATAATTAGTCCGGAAACTCAAGAATTAATTGGAACATTTGGTGAAAAGGAATTTGGTCAATCATTATTTACACCAAACGCTAAATAG